A genomic segment from Polyangium mundeleinium encodes:
- a CDS encoding OmpH family outer membrane protein produces MLLRRLPRLHAALAATMLSALIALAPGSASAENKIAVVDVQQAVMQTEDGIRAQGTLKKLFDKRQKELDAKQEELQRAREDIERQARVLSREALARRMEDWQRRMVELQTSFVDYNKELQKKQGDLTGPILRKMMGIITRLAKKNGYELILDRSATPYARPDLDLTEQVVQMYNSGGDGGGGDAPAEGGGDKPSGGGDEKK; encoded by the coding sequence ATGCTACTGCGTCGCCTTCCCCGCCTCCACGCGGCTCTCGCCGCCACCATGCTCTCCGCGCTCATCGCCCTCGCCCCTGGCTCTGCCTCGGCCGAGAACAAGATCGCGGTCGTCGACGTCCAGCAGGCCGTCATGCAGACCGAGGACGGCATCCGCGCCCAGGGCACGCTGAAGAAGCTCTTCGACAAGCGCCAGAAAGAGCTCGACGCGAAGCAAGAGGAGCTCCAGCGCGCACGCGAGGACATCGAGCGCCAGGCCCGCGTGCTCTCGCGCGAGGCCCTCGCCCGCCGCATGGAGGACTGGCAGCGCCGCATGGTCGAGCTCCAGACGAGCTTCGTCGACTACAACAAAGAGCTCCAGAAGAAGCAGGGCGACCTGACGGGCCCCATCCTCCGCAAGATGATGGGCATCATCACGCGCCTCGCGAAGAAGAACGGCTACGAGCTCATCCTCGACCGCTCCGCGACGCCCTACGCGCGGCCGGATCTCGACCTCACCGAGCAGGTCGTGCAGATGTACAACTCCGGCGGCGACGGCGGCGGCGGCGACGCCCCGGCCGAGGGCGGCGGCGACAAACCGTCGGGAGGCGGCGACGAAAAGAAGTAG
- the fabZ gene encoding 3-hydroxyacyl-ACP dehydratase FabZ has product MEVREILTILPHRYPMVMVDRVTELVPGERIAGHKCVAYNEPWFQGHFPAHPIMPGVLIVESMVQIGGLLAHASDPAPGPKPKVVLFLGIDKARFRRPVVPGDRLDLSATALQRRGPVWKLRGEARVDGNLCAEAEMLAQVADASA; this is encoded by the coding sequence ATCGAGGTGCGTGAGATCCTCACGATCCTGCCGCATCGGTATCCGATGGTGATGGTCGATCGCGTGACGGAGCTCGTGCCGGGCGAGCGCATCGCGGGGCACAAGTGCGTCGCGTACAACGAGCCCTGGTTCCAGGGCCATTTCCCCGCGCACCCGATCATGCCCGGCGTCCTGATCGTCGAATCCATGGTGCAGATCGGCGGCCTGCTCGCGCATGCGTCCGACCCCGCGCCGGGGCCCAAGCCCAAGGTCGTGCTCTTCCTGGGCATCGACAAGGCGCGCTTCCGCAGACCCGTCGTGCCGGGCGACAGGCTCGATCTCTCGGCCACGGCCTTGCAGCGGCGGGGCCCGGTGTGGAAGCTCCGGGGCGAGGCGCGCGTCGACGGCAACCTCTGCGCCGAGGCGGAGATGCTCGCGCAGGTCGCGGACGCCTCGGCGTGA
- a CDS encoding MXAN_6577-like cysteine-rich protein yields MTTVLGARRGGLALSALVAALLVAACSGEGGGSGGTGGTGGTGGAGGLGGAGGGAACPAGQDTCGGACVDLDTNPLNCGTCGNTCAAGEVCSNGACALTCGGGTTKCGDACVDTNLDPQNCGACASACAAGEVCSQGACSLTCAGGTTKCGELCVDTTNDPANCGACDNVCPAGEVCSQGACGLTCAGGTTKCGDACVDTSNDPANCGACDNTCAAGEICSQGACALTCVGGATKCGNACVDTSNDPANCGACGALCAMGEVCSQGACALTCAGGATKCGNACVDISNDPANCGACNTLCAMGEVCSQGACALTCAGGTMKCGSACVDAMNDPANCGACGNACAAGEVCSQGACALTCAGGTMKCGSACVDTKNDPTNCGACGNACAASEVCSNGACGFTCAGGTTACGSACVDTSSNKANCGACGNACSSSQVCSGGACACLPGENTCGASCVNLSDNSLACGACGTTCGANQVCAAGVCANLANGNGRVGGTYTGVFPPTVGVLYAGPTTDLQTKLVATASFASVGFVNINSTTPTLAQLKAYDAVAVMTYLSVSTAFGDNLADYYEQGGGVVLFDYESQETGTYALKGRFATQYTLSTPIAPADFLTTKVTLGTILEPGSPLLTGVTTFGYQGSSPYHMPASAFNKNNPIVVALFSDGTPALVRGVVSSGVATGRPLIEINGFGLSTTGNSAIGWDTTTDAAKLIRNALYASMPIPAFTTAQEVSFPGQAHSTQSAPQTVTYTNPSGNPQTITALTLSGSHIGEFSVTPSSPLPATVPAGGTFTADVRFTPAGTGLRAATLSATVTGFSTKATTLLKGTGM; encoded by the coding sequence ATGACGACGGTCCTCGGCGCGCGGCGGGGAGGGCTCGCGCTTTCCGCGCTCGTCGCGGCGCTCCTCGTGGCGGCCTGCTCCGGGGAGGGCGGCGGAAGCGGCGGCACCGGCGGCACCGGCGGCACGGGAGGCGCCGGCGGCCTCGGGGGTGCCGGCGGCGGAGCCGCTTGCCCGGCCGGGCAGGACACGTGCGGCGGGGCGTGCGTCGACCTCGACACGAACCCGCTGAACTGCGGCACCTGCGGCAACACGTGCGCGGCGGGCGAGGTTTGCTCGAACGGCGCATGCGCCCTCACCTGCGGCGGCGGCACCACGAAATGCGGCGACGCCTGCGTCGACACCAACCTCGACCCCCAAAATTGCGGCGCGTGCGCGAGCGCGTGTGCAGCGGGCGAGGTCTGCTCGCAGGGCGCGTGCTCGCTCACCTGCGCCGGCGGCACCACGAAATGTGGTGAGCTCTGCGTCGACACCACGAACGACCCGGCAAACTGCGGCGCCTGCGACAACGTCTGTCCCGCCGGTGAGGTCTGCTCGCAAGGCGCGTGTGGGCTCACCTGCGCCGGCGGCACCACGAAATGCGGCGACGCCTGCGTCGACACCTCGAACGACCCGGCCAACTGCGGCGCTTGCGACAACACCTGTGCCGCCGGCGAGATCTGCTCGCAGGGCGCCTGCGCGCTCACCTGCGTCGGCGGCGCCACGAAATGCGGGAACGCCTGCGTCGACACCTCGAACGACCCGGCCAACTGCGGCGCTTGCGGCGCCCTTTGCGCCATGGGCGAGGTCTGCTCGCAGGGCGCCTGCGCGCTCACCTGCGCCGGCGGCGCCACGAAATGCGGAAACGCCTGCGTCGACATCTCGAACGACCCGGCCAACTGCGGCGCCTGCAACACGCTCTGCGCCATGGGCGAGGTCTGCTCGCAGGGCGCCTGCGCGCTCACCTGCGCCGGCGGCACCATGAAATGCGGCAGCGCGTGTGTCGACGCGATGAACGACCCGGCGAACTGCGGCGCCTGCGGCAATGCCTGCGCCGCCGGCGAGGTCTGCTCGCAGGGCGCCTGCGCGCTCACCTGCGCCGGCGGCACCATGAAATGCGGCAGCGCGTGTGTCGACACGAAGAACGATCCGACGAACTGCGGCGCCTGCGGCAATGCCTGCGCGGCCAGCGAGGTCTGCTCGAACGGCGCATGCGGGTTCACCTGCGCCGGCGGCACCACGGCGTGCGGCAGCGCGTGCGTCGACACGTCGAGCAACAAGGCGAACTGCGGCGCTTGCGGCAATGCGTGCTCGTCGAGCCAGGTCTGCTCGGGCGGCGCCTGCGCTTGCCTCCCCGGGGAGAACACGTGCGGCGCGAGCTGCGTGAACCTCTCCGACAACAGCCTCGCCTGCGGCGCTTGCGGCACCACGTGCGGCGCGAACCAGGTCTGCGCGGCCGGCGTCTGCGCGAACCTCGCGAACGGCAATGGCAGGGTGGGCGGCACGTACACGGGCGTTTTCCCGCCGACGGTCGGCGTCCTGTATGCGGGCCCGACGACCGACCTCCAGACCAAGCTCGTGGCCACGGCCTCGTTCGCGTCCGTCGGCTTCGTCAACATCAACTCCACGACGCCGACGCTGGCGCAACTGAAGGCGTACGACGCCGTCGCGGTCATGACGTACCTGTCGGTCTCGACGGCGTTCGGCGACAACCTGGCCGACTATTACGAGCAGGGCGGCGGTGTCGTGCTCTTCGATTACGAGTCGCAGGAGACGGGCACGTATGCCCTGAAGGGTCGCTTCGCCACGCAATACACGCTCTCGACGCCCATCGCGCCGGCCGACTTTCTCACGACGAAGGTCACGCTCGGCACCATCCTCGAGCCGGGCAGCCCGCTGCTCACGGGCGTCACGACGTTCGGCTACCAAGGCTCATCGCCGTACCACATGCCGGCATCAGCGTTCAACAAGAACAACCCCATTGTCGTCGCGCTGTTCTCGGACGGCACGCCCGCCTTGGTCCGAGGCGTGGTGTCGAGCGGCGTCGCGACGGGGCGGCCACTGATCGAGATCAACGGCTTTGGCCTTTCGACCACGGGCAACAGCGCGATCGGCTGGGATACGACGACCGACGCCGCGAAGCTCATCCGCAACGCGCTGTACGCGTCGATGCCGATTCCTGCGTTCACGACGGCGCAGGAGGTCAGCTTCCCGGGCCAGGCGCATTCCACGCAGAGTGCGCCGCAGACCGTGACGTACACGAACCCGTCGGGCAACCCGCAGACGATCACGGCGCTCACGCTGAGCGGGAGCCATATCGGCGAATTCTCGGTGACGCCGTCTTCGCCCTTGCCGGCCACGGTCCCGGCCGGAGGCACGTTCACGGCCGACGTGCGATTCACGCCCGCGGGCACAGGCCTCCGGGCCGCGACCCTCTCGGCGACCGTGACGGGCTTCTCGACCAAGGCCACGACCCTGCTCAAGGGAACGGGGATGTAA
- a CDS encoding AAA family ATPase, with the protein MPGESFDDSIYRIERQRHEGFVGRAALLGRLDRLLGADERHRADRWVVVTGGPGMGKSALLAEWLARREAAGEVVPHHFIRRGEYDWDDPAKLVGSLVAQLEACFPDRREPEVDTRRHPAARLAAMLARVSAGELAPRGARLVVMIDGLDEYDPPAGAATADPLAAFLPHSLPRGVSFLCATRPKHPYLELLAARDGELLQIDLDEQELAEDNAVTVRAFWERAAPLLDLDARFVQEAAARACGNLQHAATLRRHLAGLPAAARRALDIPRGLAALLAKSWRRIAADPIARHGLGILCAAREALTLDELAVAAGWSDAGQREAFVRGTRELLVETKHPDGEGEYRLHHDSIRMHVAKELGAEAIRERHRELAQRLATWPSPGGAAARRYALRHGLIHRVEAADWKAAAGLAANLGYLEAKCRELGPRDAEADVARVAERCRASGDAELCQRLADLARALACESRWLWDAPEALAPLLWNRLRRMRQTEEKIETRLQVPAGATFLRVRCAVPPRSAALVRDLVGHSPHEVIKCAVTPDSKGVVSASFDRTLKVWDLGSGRLLRTLVGHTRWVTACAVMADGRRVVSGADDGILKVWDLESGRELATLRGHTGQVNACAAAADGPRVVSASNDGTLRVWDVERGCELATLEGHADWVRTCALTPDGQRVVSGSYDGTLKVWDLESGRVLATFEGHTDWVRACAVTADGRRVVSGSRDGTLRVWDLESGRTLVTMTGNGGWVLVCAVTPDGRHIVSGSLDGTLQLWDLESGRMLAVLRGHTDWVRSCVVTGDGRHAVSASGDGTLKVWDLARARAIGNGEADRVTACAISPDGRRVIWRAGDGTPRGLDLEDGGELGAEEVHAAGNLEQATARDAASVRVRAGLEVRAGPMLACAVTEDGRRAVTASADRTLRVWDVETGECLFTHRGDAAFTAVAATGACIAAGDANGEVCVLDWPPRRAALPTATPGPEAAPGARPAREPPRRHTILFLAANPGGTVRIALDEEARAIQEALERSRFRDRFELVTRWATQPDDLLRELVNLQPTVLHFSGHGGGDAAGEHRTGPRREFAEEPAPAAGGREQGLVFHHGEGRARLVSSDALAKVFGAAGASVRLVILNACHSEDHIEVLRAHVDCVVGMSGSICDAAARRYASGFYTGLGARQSVAAAHVQGCAAISLAGLPDADLPRLCVRAGASAERLVLAEGPP; encoded by the coding sequence ATGCCGGGGGAATCCTTCGACGACAGCATCTACCGCATCGAGCGGCAGCGGCACGAGGGCTTCGTCGGCCGCGCCGCGCTGCTGGGCCGGCTCGATCGGCTCCTCGGCGCGGATGAGCGTCATCGCGCGGATCGCTGGGTCGTGGTGACCGGCGGCCCGGGCATGGGCAAGAGCGCGCTGCTGGCGGAGTGGCTGGCGCGGCGCGAGGCGGCGGGCGAAGTGGTGCCGCATCACTTCATTCGCCGGGGCGAGTACGATTGGGACGATCCGGCGAAGCTGGTCGGCTCGCTGGTGGCGCAGCTCGAGGCGTGCTTCCCCGATCGGCGCGAGCCGGAGGTGGATACGCGGCGGCACCCGGCGGCGCGGCTGGCCGCGATGCTGGCGCGCGTGTCAGCGGGCGAGCTGGCGCCGCGCGGCGCACGCCTGGTCGTGATGATCGACGGCCTCGACGAGTACGATCCGCCGGCGGGCGCGGCGACCGCCGATCCACTCGCGGCGTTCCTGCCGCACAGCCTGCCGCGCGGCGTGAGCTTCCTGTGCGCGACCCGGCCCAAGCACCCGTACCTGGAGCTGCTCGCGGCCCGCGACGGCGAGCTTTTGCAGATCGATCTCGACGAGCAGGAGCTGGCCGAGGACAACGCCGTGACGGTGCGCGCGTTCTGGGAGCGCGCGGCGCCGCTGCTCGACCTCGACGCGCGGTTCGTCCAGGAGGCGGCGGCGCGCGCGTGCGGCAACCTGCAGCACGCCGCGACGCTGCGGAGACACCTGGCCGGGCTGCCGGCGGCGGCGCGCCGCGCCCTGGACATCCCGCGCGGCCTCGCGGCGCTGCTCGCGAAGTCGTGGCGGCGCATCGCGGCCGATCCGATCGCCCGGCACGGCCTGGGGATCCTGTGCGCGGCGCGCGAGGCGCTCACGCTCGACGAGCTCGCCGTCGCTGCGGGCTGGAGCGACGCGGGGCAGCGCGAGGCGTTCGTGCGCGGCACGCGCGAGCTCCTCGTCGAGACCAAGCACCCGGACGGCGAGGGCGAGTACCGGCTGCACCACGACTCGATCCGCATGCACGTCGCGAAGGAGCTGGGTGCGGAGGCGATCCGCGAGCGCCACAGGGAGCTGGCGCAGCGGCTCGCGACATGGCCGTCGCCGGGCGGTGCCGCGGCACGCCGCTACGCCCTGCGCCACGGGTTGATCCACCGCGTCGAGGCGGCCGACTGGAAGGCCGCCGCAGGGCTCGCCGCGAACCTCGGGTACCTGGAGGCGAAGTGCCGCGAACTGGGGCCGCGCGACGCGGAGGCCGACGTGGCGCGGGTCGCCGAGCGCTGTCGCGCGAGCGGGGACGCGGAGCTCTGCCAGCGCCTCGCAGACCTGGCGCGGGCGCTGGCGTGCGAGTCGCGCTGGTTGTGGGATGCGCCGGAGGCGCTCGCGCCCCTCCTGTGGAACCGGCTGCGGCGGATGAGGCAGACCGAGGAGAAGATCGAGACGCGGCTGCAGGTCCCGGCCGGGGCGACGTTCCTGCGCGTGCGGTGCGCGGTCCCGCCGAGGAGCGCCGCGCTCGTGCGTGACCTCGTCGGCCACTCCCCCCACGAGGTCATCAAGTGCGCGGTGACGCCCGACAGCAAGGGCGTGGTCTCGGCATCGTTCGACCGGACGCTCAAGGTGTGGGATCTCGGCAGCGGTCGGCTCCTCAGGACGCTCGTCGGTCACACGCGCTGGGTGACCGCGTGCGCGGTGATGGCGGACGGCCGGCGCGTGGTGTCGGGGGCAGACGACGGGATCCTGAAGGTCTGGGACCTGGAGAGCGGGCGCGAGCTCGCCACCCTGCGGGGGCACACCGGGCAGGTGAACGCGTGCGCGGCGGCGGCGGACGGGCCGCGTGTGGTCTCGGCGTCGAACGACGGCACGCTGCGGGTCTGGGACGTGGAGCGCGGGTGCGAGCTCGCCACGCTGGAGGGCCACGCCGACTGGGTGCGGACGTGCGCGCTGACGCCGGACGGGCAGCGCGTGGTGTCGGGATCGTACGACGGGACGCTGAAGGTGTGGGACCTCGAGAGCGGCCGCGTGCTTGCGACGTTCGAGGGCCACACGGACTGGGTGAGGGCGTGCGCGGTGACCGCGGACGGGCGGCGCGTGGTGTCGGGGTCGCGCGACGGGACGCTCCGGGTCTGGGATCTAGAGAGCGGGCGCACGCTCGTCACGATGACGGGCAACGGGGGCTGGGTGCTCGTGTGCGCGGTGACGCCGGACGGCCGGCACATCGTCTCGGGGTCGCTCGACGGGACGCTGCAGCTCTGGGACCTCGAGAGCGGGCGCATGCTCGCCGTCCTGCGGGGGCACACCGATTGGGTCCGGTCGTGCGTGGTGACCGGAGACGGCCGCCACGCGGTCTCGGCCTCGGGCGACGGCACGCTGAAGGTGTGGGATCTCGCGCGCGCACGCGCCATCGGCAACGGCGAGGCCGACCGGGTGACCGCGTGCGCGATCTCGCCCGACGGGCGGCGCGTGATCTGGAGGGCGGGGGACGGGACGCCGAGGGGCCTGGACCTCGAGGACGGGGGCGAGCTCGGGGCCGAGGAGGTGCACGCGGCTGGCAACCTCGAGCAAGCGACGGCCCGTGATGCGGCGAGCGTGCGCGTGCGCGCTGGCCTCGAGGTCCGCGCCGGCCCGATGCTCGCGTGCGCGGTGACCGAGGACGGCCGCCGCGCGGTCACGGCGTCCGCGGACCGGACGCTCAGGGTGTGGGACGTCGAGACGGGTGAGTGCCTGTTCACGCACCGCGGCGATGCCGCGTTCACCGCGGTCGCGGCGACCGGCGCCTGCATCGCCGCGGGCGACGCGAACGGCGAGGTCTGCGTGCTGGACTGGCCGCCGCGGCGCGCGGCCTTGCCCACCGCCACCCCTGGCCCCGAGGCGGCGCCGGGCGCGCGTCCGGCTCGCGAGCCGCCGCGGCGGCACACCATCCTGTTTTTGGCCGCGAACCCCGGGGGGACCGTCCGGATCGCGCTCGACGAGGAGGCGCGCGCGATCCAGGAGGCGCTGGAGCGCAGCCGGTTCCGGGACCGCTTCGAGCTCGTGACGCGCTGGGCGACGCAGCCCGACGATCTGCTCCGCGAGCTCGTCAACCTCCAGCCGACGGTGCTCCACTTCAGCGGCCACGGCGGCGGGGACGCCGCCGGCGAGCACCGGACCGGTCCGCGCAGAGAGTTCGCGGAGGAGCCCGCGCCGGCGGCCGGCGGTCGGGAGCAGGGCCTGGTCTTCCATCACGGCGAGGGCCGCGCCCGGCTCGTCTCGAGCGACGCACTCGCGAAGGTGTTCGGCGCGGCGGGGGCCTCGGTCCGGCTGGTGATCCTCAACGCCTGCCACAGCGAGGACCACATCGAGGTGCTGCGGGCGCACGTCGACTGCGTCGTCGGGATGAGCGGCTCGATCTGTGACGCCGCCGCGCGGCGATACGCGAGCGGCTTCTACACCGGCCTCGGCGCGCGCCAGTCGGTCGCGGCGGCGCACGTGCAGGGGTGCGCCGCGATCAGCCTGGCGGGGCTGCCCGACGCGGACCTCCCGCGGCTCTGCGTGCGCGCCGGCGCCTCGGCAGAGCGGCTCGTCCTCGCCGAGGGTCCTCCGTAG
- a CDS encoding TauD/TfdA family dioxygenase has product MSPTSLDLVPGPDTGPSLVPHEGWLRVHFGAGSLSHADFHWFWLRHQCDLDRHPRTGERTLDASEVPLGIRPRSVGLDAQRRRVLVTWDEPSGRQSSYDLEWLRAHVYAPGRVDVPPPPSDPARVTLEAGRFPNLAALVDACVARVRHEGLCVVRGSSVAWGRSPEDDTEPLIEAFSAAGLSLVGTHFGRVEDLRTDNTTNQNTDQLGYTDAGIDLHTDQPFLDAPPRYQLLQCIRTADAGGESFFCDALAAARYIASIDAPAFERLTTFPVRFHRKQKSFERVVVSPLLAMSGPSGFLVRYSYFTLAPFDASFAEMEAWYRAYTRFAEIVREPRHQVRLRLEPGDFVLYDNHRMLHGRTAFSGARWLRGIYFDPK; this is encoded by the coding sequence ATGTCACCCACATCTCTTGACCTGGTCCCTGGACCGGACACCGGCCCCTCGCTCGTTCCCCACGAGGGGTGGCTTCGTGTCCATTTCGGCGCAGGGAGCCTCTCGCACGCCGATTTCCACTGGTTCTGGCTCCGCCATCAATGCGACCTCGACCGGCACCCGCGGACCGGGGAGCGCACGCTCGATGCCTCGGAGGTCCCGCTCGGCATTCGCCCCCGGAGCGTGGGCCTGGACGCGCAGCGCCGCCGCGTGCTCGTCACCTGGGACGAGCCCTCCGGCCGGCAAAGCAGCTACGACCTCGAATGGCTCCGCGCCCACGTGTATGCGCCGGGCCGCGTCGACGTCCCGCCGCCGCCCTCCGATCCCGCGCGGGTCACGCTCGAAGCCGGTCGATTCCCGAACCTCGCCGCGCTCGTGGATGCGTGCGTCGCCCGGGTGCGCCACGAAGGGCTTTGTGTGGTGCGAGGTTCGTCCGTGGCGTGGGGGCGCTCGCCCGAGGACGACACCGAGCCGCTCATCGAGGCATTTTCCGCGGCCGGGCTCTCCCTCGTCGGCACGCATTTCGGCCGCGTGGAGGATCTGCGCACCGACAACACGACGAACCAGAACACCGATCAGCTCGGGTATACCGACGCGGGGATCGATCTCCACACCGATCAGCCGTTCCTCGACGCGCCGCCTCGATATCAGCTCCTGCAATGCATCCGGACCGCCGACGCGGGCGGGGAGAGCTTCTTTTGCGACGCGCTCGCCGCCGCGCGGTACATCGCGTCGATCGACGCGCCGGCGTTCGAGCGCCTGACGACGTTTCCGGTGCGGTTTCACCGAAAGCAGAAATCGTTCGAGCGGGTCGTCGTCTCCCCGCTGCTCGCGATGTCGGGTCCGAGCGGCTTTCTCGTGCGATATTCGTATTTCACGCTCGCGCCGTTCGACGCCTCGTTCGCGGAGATGGAGGCCTGGTACAGGGCGTACACGCGGTTCGCGGAGATCGTGCGCGAACCACGCCACCAGGTCCGCCTCCGGCTCGAACCGGGCGATTTCGTGCTCTACGACAACCACCGGATGCTGCACGGCAGGACGGCCTTTTCGGGCGCCCGGTGGCTCCGGGGGATCTATTTCGATCCGAAATGA
- a CDS encoding nitric-oxide reductase large subunit, with amino-acid sequence MRHTRLWAAFGAVIVLSFAVLGYFGLEIYRKAPPVPDRVVVASDGRTLFTGQDIRDGQNVWQSLGGQQVGSIWGHGAYVAPDWSADWLHREATWILDVWAHDEKGTTFDKLPAPERAALVERLKAEIRTNTYDAASGALTVSPLRARAIEAVSKHYTAVFGTDPAMAELRDAYAIPAATLKDPERQRLMNAFFFWAAWACGTERPGANITYSNNWPSEPLIGNHPSGAIVVWSVVSFVLLLAGIGALSWYFAAQRHRPTEDPVYPERDPLIGLQATPSMRATRKYFWVVAALIVTQIALGAVSAHYGVEGSGFYGIPLDRWLPYAVTRTWHVQLGIFWIATAWLATGLFIAPAVGGHEPKFQRAGVHFLFVCLLVIVVGSLAGQWFAIQQKLGFEANFWFGHQGYEYVDLGRFWQIFLFVGLCLWLLLVGRAMWPAFKKGGENKNLLALFLIASAAIALFYGAGLMWGRQTNLAMAEYWRWWVVHLWVEGFFEVFATVVIAFLFTRMGLLRLATATSAVLFSTVLFLSGGIIGTFHHLYFTGTPTSVLALGATFSALEVVPLVLIGFEAYENLTLTRARPWVAAYKWPIYFFVAVAFWNLVGAGLFGFFINPPIALYYMQGLNTTPVHGHTALFGVYGMLGIGLMLFCLKGLSTHRAWKTGALSFAFWTINIGLALMVLLSLLPLGLLQTWASVEHGMWYARSAEFLQTPRMDTLRWLRVLGDTIFAAGALALGWFVLGLKTGWSLRAEGDPSTEREREALQIGQPAEKES; translated from the coding sequence ATGCGTCATACGAGGCTGTGGGCGGCGTTCGGCGCGGTCATCGTCCTTTCCTTCGCCGTCCTCGGTTACTTCGGACTCGAGATTTATCGCAAAGCACCACCAGTACCGGATCGTGTCGTCGTGGCCTCGGACGGCCGCACGCTCTTCACGGGTCAGGACATTCGCGACGGTCAGAACGTCTGGCAATCGCTCGGCGGGCAGCAAGTCGGCTCGATCTGGGGGCACGGCGCGTACGTCGCCCCCGACTGGTCGGCGGATTGGCTGCACCGCGAGGCGACGTGGATCCTCGACGTATGGGCGCATGACGAGAAAGGGACCACCTTCGACAAACTGCCCGCCCCGGAGCGCGCCGCGCTCGTCGAGCGGCTGAAGGCCGAGATACGCACGAACACGTACGACGCGGCGTCCGGCGCGCTCACGGTGAGCCCGCTCCGGGCCCGCGCGATCGAGGCGGTTTCGAAGCATTACACCGCGGTGTTCGGCACCGATCCCGCGATGGCCGAGCTGCGCGACGCCTACGCGATCCCCGCCGCGACGCTCAAGGACCCCGAGCGCCAGCGCCTCATGAACGCCTTCTTTTTCTGGGCGGCCTGGGCGTGCGGGACCGAGCGGCCCGGGGCGAACATCACATACAGCAACAACTGGCCCTCCGAGCCGCTCATCGGCAATCACCCCTCGGGCGCGATCGTCGTGTGGTCGGTCGTTAGCTTCGTCCTGCTGCTCGCCGGCATCGGCGCGCTCTCCTGGTATTTCGCGGCCCAGCGCCACCGCCCAACGGAGGACCCGGTCTACCCCGAGCGGGATCCGCTGATCGGCCTGCAGGCGACGCCCTCGATGCGCGCGACGCGCAAATATTTCTGGGTCGTCGCCGCGCTCATCGTCACGCAAATCGCGCTCGGCGCGGTGAGCGCGCATTACGGCGTCGAGGGCTCGGGCTTCTACGGCATTCCCCTCGACCGGTGGTTGCCTTATGCCGTGACGCGGACGTGGCACGTCCAGCTCGGCATTTTCTGGATCGCCACGGCGTGGCTCGCCACGGGCCTGTTCATCGCGCCGGCCGTCGGCGGGCACGAGCCGAAATTCCAGCGCGCAGGCGTCCATTTCCTGTTCGTGTGCTTGCTCGTGATCGTCGTCGGCTCGCTCGCCGGCCAGTGGTTCGCGATCCAGCAGAAGCTCGGGTTCGAAGCGAATTTCTGGTTCGGCCACCAGGGCTACGAATACGTCGACCTCGGCCGCTTCTGGCAGATCTTCCTCTTCGTGGGCCTCTGCCTCTGGCTCTTGTTGGTCGGGCGCGCGATGTGGCCGGCATTCAAGAAGGGCGGCGAAAACAAGAACCTGCTCGCGCTCTTCCTCATTGCCTCCGCGGCGATCGCCCTCTTCTACGGTGCGGGGCTCATGTGGGGGCGGCAGACGAACCTCGCGATGGCCGAATACTGGCGCTGGTGGGTCGTTCACCTCTGGGTCGAGGGCTTCTTCGAGGTCTTCGCCACGGTCGTGATCGCGTTCCTCTTCACGCGCATGGGCCTCTTGCGTCTCGCAACCGCGACCTCGGCCGTGCTCTTCTCGACGGTGCTGTTCCTCTCGGGTGGCATCATCGGCACCTTCCACCACCTCTATTTCACGGGCACGCCGACCTCCGTGCTCGCCCTCGGCGCGACGTTCAGCGCGCTCGAGGTCGTGCCGCTCGTCCTGATCGGCTTCGAGGCCTACGAAAACCTCACGCTCACGCGCGCGAGGCCCTGGGTCGCCGCGTACAAGTGGCCGATTTACTTCTTCGTGGCGGTCGCATTCTGGAACCTCGTCGGCGCGGGGCTCTTCGGCTTCTTCATCAACCCGCCGATCGCGCTGTATTACATGCAGGGCCTGAACACGACGCCCGTCCATGGCCATACCGCGCTCTTCGGCGTCTACGGCATGCTCGGCATCGGCCTCATGCTCTTCTGCCTGAAGGGCCTGTCGACGCACCGCGCGTGGAAGACGGGCGCGCTCTCCTTCGCGTTCTGGACCATCAACATCGGGCTCGCGCTGATGGTGCTCCTCAGCCTGCTCCCGCTCGGCCTGCTCCAGACCTGGGCCAGCGTCGAGCACGGGATGTGGTACGCGCGATCGGCCGAGTTCCTCCAGACGCCGCGCATGGACACGCTGCGCTGGCTGCGCGTCCTCGGAGATACGATCTTCGCGGCAGGCGCGCTCGCGCTCGGGTGGTTCGTCCTCGGATTGAAGACGGGGTGGTCGCTCCGCGCCGAGGGGGATCCAAGCACCGAACGCGAGCGCGAGGCGCTCCAGATCGGGCAGCCCGCAGAAAAAGAGAGCTGA